The DNA region GAAGCACAGGAAGAGGCGGACAGAAGGAACGAACAAGACCTTATTGGCGTACGAGCCGCCCACCTCATTCTTGCCCAtcccttctccccctctTTCTCCGAATCTTCAGCCCTAATAGAGGGGAGCATGCTAGCCGGGGGTGATGGAAATTACGCACTTCGCTGAGGCATACACAGCAGGCTTTACTATTCCGTTAGTGCTGACTTTGCAGCTAGACAATTGGTGAAATGCCAATAGATCCGTTTCTGCCTTGTTGCTGGTATAGATACAGCATCGCAGGTTACAGCCCTAACGACCAAGCATGGAGAATTATCGAGGAGGATCGGGATCTTAAATGTGACTCGGTAAGTAGCAAGTATTATTAGTAGGCTCGCTCTTCTAAGCAGTCCGCGCCATtaccctcgccctcccacGCCGCTAGCAGCAGTCTACGACCGAAATGCCCAGCCCCCTAGCTATATATTAATGCGTTGCCGATTTGCGTTGCTAACGGGGGTGGTGCTTTTCTAGCTTGGAACTTATACGATGGGAGAGCCATGTCTTGTCCGGTGCTCGGAATGGTACGCGATATGCGGCACGATAGGGGTAGAGCAGGCGTTGTCGTGTGGCATGTAATGCCTAACAAAATAGCCGACCATGTCTCGCAGCGGTTGGGGTCAGGAATTTTGTTGGTCGTTTTGTTTTTGTTTCGTGCCGCACTTGGCGGACCTCAAGAAGTCGGACTGCGCCTCGCTTCACAAGTAAAGTCTCAGACGTTAGGATAAGTTGAAGGGATTCATGGGCTCCGTCAGCCGTCCACTGCGTCCTCCGAGGTGACTTTGACGATAATGGTTGCACAAAAGCCTTGGTGGctgccaaaaaaaaaatgaaTGTCGGAAGAAACCCTGCTTTCCCGAGACGGGGCGCAGGCCAATCTCTGACATTATACGATACTGCATGCTTCGTGAAAGTGTCCCccccgcgtcgacgtcgatggcTGTGGCACCCTCCCACATGGTACGTAGTCATCTGCGTCACCGTTGCGCGGCCAAGACACCTTCTTGCCCAACCGACACCTTATTTCGACCTCGCACCACCACATTCCGCTCCGCGacctgtccgtccgtccgtccgtccgttcggccatgcccgccgcagcccatCACAGTCGCATCTCGCATCACCACCCGCTTTCGACCCGTTGAACAAGCAGGCGCCAGCCATTTGACCGGCCCGGCCAGCTAGTAAGCGACGCGCCCGCGatactacgtacctacttTGCGCTCCCTGCCAGCTCTGCCACAGCTGCACGCCATGCCCGCTGCCATCGCGGATCAAGACGCCGGGGGCCGGCAACACGCTCGTGaccgctcgccgcctgcccctgccgccgcgtccacggtcaaggccatcatcgccgatCAGGTCACTGGTACCTACTCCGTCGCCCAGCGGTCCCTCGACCGCGTCGtgccgccatcctcgcgaCGCCACGCGTACGACGCGGCTTCGGcactcgcctcgtcgcgacCCATCCTCTTCGTACGACTGAGCCCCACGCGCATCCTCGCATCCCCCGACGCGGAGCTAACGCTGCGCAGTCGTTTCTGCTCGCGCAAGTCTGCTTCTCTCTGCTGCCTCTGCTGCTCTTCACCCTTTTCTGTGCGTCGGCCGTGGGCTTCGCCCTCGCAACGGGCCTTCTCTTCACGCTCTTCTGGGTTGGCGTCGCGCTCTTCGCCCTTGTGCCGACGCTGCTTCTCACATCATCCGTTGCCGCGCTGatgtgggcgtgggcgctcTCCGCgttcctcgtcgctcgctGGCTCTACAGTCACGCACCCCCGGGCGTCACTGGCCGGCAAGCCCAAGCACCGGTGAAGAGCGTTAGCCTCAAGGAAGAAGACTTGGACAACAAGGTGGAGCCTGCGCGTAATTGACTGGGGGGGCTGCACGATTGGCAACATAGCACCAGCGAGAGACTGACTGTCGGCATGTGGGCGCAGTTTTCCTCATAATTTTAGTGATAATACAACTCATTACTCGGCTGTGTCTCGCCACCCCGCGTCCAGCTGAGCAGCCCTCCTCAACGTTTACGTctactgtacagtatacactACAGATACAGACCCTCCGGCTCACCCTCCTGCTTGGTCCGCAGCACCCGCTCCCTGGCAGACCTGAAGTCGGCCATCTGCACGCGCATGCGGCGCTCTCGCAGGGCGAGCATGCCCGCCTCGGAGCAgatggccttgatgtcgGCACCAGATAGGTCGTCTTTTTGCGAGATGAACTCCTCGAGGTCAACATCCTCGCTGAGGTTCATCTTGGACGTGTGCAGGTTGAAGATCTTGCGCTTTGTGTTCTGGTCGGGGTTCTCGAACAGGATCTTACGATCGATGCGGCCGGGCCGGATCAGGGCCGGGTCCAGCGTGTCGATCTTGTtggtggccatgatgacctTGACGTCGCCCCGGTCGTCGAAACCATCGAGCTGGTTGAGGAGCTCCAACATGGTCCGCTGaacctcgcgctcgccgcccgaggtCGAATCGTAGCGCTTAgtgccgatggcgtcgatCTCGTCGATGAACACGATGGATGGGGCGTTTTCACCAGCAACCTAGACTAATCAGCGTGCGTCTTCGTAGTCAGCACGTCACACATACCTGGAACAGCTGTCGGACCAGCCGtgggccgtcgcccaggTATTTTTGGATCAGCTCGCTGCCAACGATGCGCAGGAACGTGGCCGATGTTTGGTTCgcgacggccttggccagcagcgtcttGCCCGTGCCGGGGGCGCCATAGAGAATGACACCTTTGGGCGGCTTGATGCCCATCTCCTCGTACAGCTCCGGATGCAGCAGTGGCAACTCGACCGACTCCCTGACTTCCTGGATCTGCTGCTCCAGGCCGCCAATGTCCGCGTACGACTCGGTGggcgccttgtcgagcttcATGACGCTGACGATGGGGTCCGTGTCGTCCGTCAGGACGCCCACGATGCTGACGCTCTTGTGGTGAAGGAGCACGCTCGCCCCGGGCTCAAGAAGGTCCTTGTCGACAAAGCTCATGATGCTGACGTAGTACTCGGGGCCAGTGGTGCTGCTGACGATGGCGTGGTCATCGTCAATcagctcctcgagggtgCCCACGCCCATCGGGCTGCCgcgcatgtcgtcgacgcggccgcgctcgtcggctAACCGGTCGACGTCAGCGTCGGGGCCGGCGGTCTGACCCTCCTTggcagccttggccttgcgcaGTCGCTCTTGATTCTCGACGTACTCCTCCTCAAGCAGGAGGTGATCATGGATCCGCTGCATCCGTAGCAGGCGGAGCTTGCAGCGACTCGTGGGGTATACGGCAGGgagcttggccgccgcgctggtgccgccggcctttCTCTTCTTGCGGCCGAcccgcgtcgtcggtcggGGAGGAGGTTCATACTTAGGCTTGTCCTTCTGTACAATTGTCAGGTAAGGGGGGCACGGGACAGAACCTCGGGGCGCGtaccttcttgtccttgtcgtcgcggccgtcgccgcctcccatgCCAGATTGGCCTTGACCCTGCGATGGTCAGCTTGGCACTCTCGAGGCCAGCACCAGACTTACCATATTGGCGTCAAGCTCTAGGAGCTCGTGCTTTCAAACAAGGGCCTGCGGAGGTATGATACAGCTTGATCACAGCTCGGGGGATGGTTGAGGGTAGTGTAGATGGATACAGAGCTGTTGTGAAGGGTTCCGGTCTTGGTCGTTGATGATGAATCGCCGCCTGGCCATCAGGCGCCAGGGAACACGCAGCTCTGGATCACGTGATCATAATGCACGTGACCTGCTTGGCCGCCCTTGAAAAGAGCAACGGGCGATTGTGCCGCATGCCCGCAAATTGAGGCCGGTTTGATCAAGTAGACATTTCCCGGAATTCTCTGAGCAAACCTTGCAACGCAATGCAAATTACCATTGCATGTTTTGCAGGCGCCGTTTTTGGTGCGAATTTGTCAACTGAATCGGCGACACGATTCGTCCCCTCCAGTTAGCAAGCTACCCCATACCCTATACTCCGCTCTTCTTGGAAGCTTGCCAAGTTGGGCTCAAAGGCTCGCGAGCTCCCGGTGTAAGAGACTTTGGAGCTGGTGGTGACGCATATCTACTAATAAAACATGTCTTTCAGAGCGTCAATGTTGTCGCTGGGGCGGCCCCGGCTCTCTTGATCTTATGGGTATGGCAGCACGCAGGCTTTGGTAGTGATTGTGAGGCCGGTGGTCATGGCTGAGGTgagtacaaagtacgaagtagataACAGACAAAGAGGTAGCCTCCCACAATGACACCCACTACCAAGGTGCGTGAGCACGTTCTCTTGGCAGTACTAGAAAGAATTTGTTACTATAGCACAAAGGACTGCGCGTGCCAAGTAGCGGCGGCCCCGCATCACGGAGCGCGTTGTCGCCTCGGCGTTGCGGCAACTCGAGGCGATGCTGAAAGCATGATGCGCCGACATGGTGGCCAGCCTACC from Purpureocillium takamizusanense chromosome 3, complete sequence includes:
- a CDS encoding uncharacterized protein (EggNog:ENOG503P7AZ~TransMembrane:3 (o74-96i103-127o133-152i)~COG:S); this translates as MPAAIADQDAGGRQHARDRSPPAPAAASTVKAIIADQVTGTYSVAQRSLDRVVPPSSRRHAYDAASALASSRPILFSFLLAQVCFSLLPLLLFTLFCASAVGFALATGLLFTLFWVGVALFALVPTLLLTSSVAALMWAWALSAFLVARWLYSHAPPGVTGRQAQAPVKSVSLKEEDLDNKVEPARN
- the RPT2 gene encoding ATPase of 26S proteasome regulatory subunit 4 (COG:O~EggNog:ENOG503NUR9) gives rise to the protein MGQGQSGMGGGDGRDDKDKKKDKPKYEPPPRPTTRVGRKKRKAGGTSAAAKLPAVYPTSRCKLRLLRMQRIHDHLLLEEEYVENQERLRKAKAAKEGQTAGPDADVDRLADERGRVDDMRGSPMGVGTLEELIDDDHAIVSSTTGPEYYVSIMSFVDKDLLEPGASVLLHHKSVSIVGVLTDDTDPIVSVMKLDKAPTESYADIGGLEQQIQEVRESVELPLLHPELYEEMGIKPPKGVILYGAPGTGKTLLAKAVANQTSATFLRIVGSELIQKYLGDGPRLVRQLFQVAGENAPSIVFIDEIDAIGTKRYDSTSGGEREVQRTMLELLNQLDGFDDRGDVKVIMATNKIDTLDPALIRPGRIDRKILFENPDQNTKRKIFNLHTSKMNLSEDVDLEEFISQKDDLSGADIKAICSEAGMLALRERRMRVQMADFRSARERVLRTKQEGEPEGLYL